One window from the genome of Tachypleus tridentatus isolate NWPU-2018 chromosome 11, ASM421037v1, whole genome shotgun sequence encodes:
- the LOC143231612 gene encoding uncharacterized protein LOC143231612, which produces MTSTYPSQHYLINKGAHLSAVRVNWPFLLQPAYFLSHFEYLMDFSLFERLDHEMSSRADKMLRYCQSQTNVTVATAAAQLTMLAEVVGKVSPKVYGTLLLLPLIFGEDKEDLFKTAEDIITSADLEQHDDLPHPHVVIRGNHPFENNCYAVVEGCILAENVTLRMAVGLTIAAYYNLNITYPESIANTLEFIQRIFLGINPQRGSKVRKTDKRRPAFSTKVRKLIDNLRDFDNDRNID; this is translated from the exons ATGACCAGCACCTACCCGTCACAGCACTACCTTATTAACAAAGGTGCTCACTTGTCAGCAGTGAGAGTAAATTGGCCTTTCCTTTTACAGCCAGCATACTTTCTAAGCCATTTTGAATACCTTATGGACTTCAGTTTATTTGAAAGACTTGACCATGAGATGAGCAGTAGGGCAGACAAGATGCTGAGGTACTGTCAATCACAAACAAATGTAACTGTGGCAACAGCAGCAGCCCAGTTGACAATGCTAGCCGAAGTGGTTGGAAAGGTTAGTCCCAAAGTGTATGGCACCCTCTTGCTGCTTCCTCTGATCTTTGGAGAAGATAAAGAAGACCTCTTTAAAACTGCAGAG gaTATCATCACATCTGCTGATTTAGAACAACATGATGACCTACCTCACCCCCATGTAGTCATCAGAG gaAACCATCCATTTGAAAATAACTGCTATGCAGTTGTAGAAGGATGTATCCTGGCAGAAAATGTCACCCTACGGATGGCAGTTGGTTTGACCATAGCAGCTTATTATAACTTGAACATCACCTACCCAGAATCCATTGCCAACACTCTTGAATTTATTCAAAG GATCTTCCTTGGCATAAATCCTCAGAGGGGCTCCAAAGTGAGGAAGACCGACAAGAGGAGGCCTGCCTTTAGTACCAAAGTTAGAAAGTTGATAGACAATCTAAGGGATTTTGATAATGACCGGAACATTGACTGA